In the Acinetobacter sp. YWS30-1 genome, GCGGGTATCTTCGAGCCAGCCATGATCGACATTGATCTAGCTATCCTGCTTACAAAAGCAAGAGAACATAGCGTTGCCTTGGTAGGTCCGGCAGCGGAGGAATTCTTTGACCCGGTTCCTGAACAGGATCTATTCGAGGCGCTGAGGGAAACCTTGAAGCTATGGAACTCGCAGCCCGACTGGGCCGGCGATGAGCGAAATGTAGTGCTTACGTTGTCCCGCATTTGGTACAGCGCAATAACCGGCAAAATCGCGCCGAAGGATGTCGCTGCCGACTGGGCAATAAAACGCCTACCTGCCCAGTATCAGCCCGTCTTACTTGAAGCTAAGCAAGCTTATCTGGGACAAAAAGAAGATCACTTGGCCTCACGCGCAGATCACTTGGAAGAATTTATTCGCTTTGTGAAAGGCGAGATCATCAAGTCAGTTGGTAAATGATGTCTAACAATTCGTTCAAGCCGACCGCGCTACGCGCGGCGGCTTAACTCCGGCGTTGTGCTGACGAAAAAAAACAAAAATCTGCGTATACCTTTCCTCATAATCTGTGGCTTCAATAAAAGGATATTTCTATGCTTCAACTGAAAATGATCGAACTCTTCAAGGAAGGTTGTCATGAGGATGCACGAATAATCGCGGCATTGATGTTCGGCTCATTTGCTATCGGAGAGGGTGACGAGTTCTCTGATATCGAATTCGCAGTGTTCATCCAGGATGACCATTTTGAAAATTTCGATCAGCGCTCGTGGCTTAATGCCGTAAGTCCGGTTGCTGCTTACTTTCCGGACGACTTCGGCCACCACACCGCACTTTTTGAAAACGGCATTCGCGGTGAATTCCATTTCATGCGAAAATCGGACATACCGGTCATTTCCACTTGGCAAGGCTATGGGTGGTTTCCCTCGCTTGAGGCGGCTGTTTTGTTGGACCGATCAGGAGAGTTGTCAAGGTACGCAAGCGCTCTCGTGGGCGGTCCCCCGATACGTGAAGGCGCGCCGCTGGTGGAAGGGCTTGTGTTGAACCTCATCAGCCTGATGCTCTTTGGGGCCAATCTTTTAAATCGGGGAGAGTACGCTCGCGCCTGGGCTTTGCTCAGCAAAGCACATGAAAACCTACTCAAGCTGGTTCGACTCCACGAAGGGGCAACAGACCACTGGCCGACACCTTCACGCGCGCTCGAAAAGGATATCTCGGAGGACTCGTATAATCGCTATCTGGCATGCACAAGCAGTGCAGAACCAAGAGCACTATGTGCAGCCTATCATCAAACGTGGACGTGGAGTCTCGAATTGTTCAAGAGCGTGACAGAACCTCTGAATATCGAGCTTCCGAGAACTGTAATTGCGCAGGCAAAAAGGTTGCTCAATGAGTCTGCGACGCCGCACAACAAGTAAATCCAGCGGACGCATAAAAACGCGCCGCTGATTTTGACGTTAGATGCACTAAGCACATAATTGCTCACAGCCAAACTATCAGGTCAAGTGGCACTGTTGCAAATAGTCGGTGGTGATAAACTTATCATCCCCTTTTGCTGATGGAGCTGCACATGAACCCATTCAAAGGCCGGCATTTTCAGCGTGACATCATTCTGTGGGCCGTACGCTGGTACTGCAAATACGGCATCAGTTACCGTGAGCTGCAGGAGATGCTGGCTGAACGCGGAGTGAATGTCGATCACTCCACGATTTACCGCTGGGTTCAGCGTTATGCGCCTGAAATGGAAAAACGGCTGCGCTGGTACTGGCGTAACCCTTCCGATCTTTGCCCGTGGCACATGGATGAAACCTACGTGAAGGTCAATGGCCGCTGGGCGTATCTGTACCGGGCCGTCGACAGCCGGGGCCGCACTGTCGATTTTTATCTCTCCTCCCGTCGTAACAGCAAAGCTGCATACCGGTTTCTGGGTAAAATCCTCAACAACGTGAAGAAGTGGCAGATCCCACGATTCATCAACACGGATAAAGCGCCCGCCTATGGTCGCGCGCTTGCTCTGCTCAAACGCGAAGGCCGGTGCCCGTCTGACGTTGAACACCGACAGATTAAGTACCGGAACAACGTGATTGAATGCGATCATGGCAAACTGAAACGGATAATCAACGCCACGCTGGGATTTAAATCCATGAAGACGGCTTACGCCACCATCAAAGGTATTGAGGTGATGCGTGCACTACGCAAAGGCCAGGCCTCAGCATTTTATTATGGTGATCCCCTGGGCGAAATGCGCCTGGTAAGCAGAGTTTTTGAAATGTAAGGCCTTTGAATAAGACAAAAGGCTGCCTCATCGCTAACTTTGCAACAGTGCCTTACCGGTTCTATTTGTCTTTTAGTGATTCTATAAACCTCATTACGTCTGAATATAAAAATCTATTATTTGATTTATGTGGCTCATGAGGTTGTGGGATTGTCTTGTTTTTGAATGTGCCAGTTTTCTTAATGGCAAAGATTAACTCACCTTCTGTTATTCCTAACATTTCAGCAAATGTTTTTGCTTCTATAGTTACTGACTTCATTTAATTAACTCTCATGGTATCGATTTTCTTTACCGGCATCTTTAACAATGGTGCTCGTTTCTAGCGTTGCTGCGGTACGCTTCATCATCGTCTGCGGGGCGGTTGCGATAGTGAAGGAGCTACCGGGCGTGAGCAAATCTATCAGGCGCTGGCCGCTGATAATCTCCATCCGTTCACTGGCAATACTGACAGATTTTGAACCTGCGCCGGTTTTCCCGGTATGGCAAAACAGACCGCGACAGTTATGACGTTTAAGCAACTTCTCGAACTCCTGTACGTGCTGTAAAGCAATATGGCCGCGATAGCGTTTAGCCTGAATAAGATAGCGATATTTTCCTATTATTACCTGGCCGTCAATGCCTCCATCGCCGGTATAGCGTTTGTTTCTGATGGTTCTGAAGCCATGCGCTTCAAATCCTTCCAGCAACAGTTCTTCAAACACAAAAGGATCAATTTTTCTCAGGTAGTTAATTTTTTGTGGGAAGCCCGGCAACGTCTTTATGCGCTCCAGCACCCGCCGCGCACTTTGCTGCTTCCTTTTGTGTCGCCTGTGCCGTACTGAACGCCGGAAGAATACAACGGCAAGCAGTACGATGGCGCTGCAAGCCCATAGAATAAGGTTTTCTGTAGTGGGGAAGGGGATCATGGTTATAGTGGGCTTTCTGAGGGTAAAGAAAAGGGCGGTTAAACCGCCCTGATGTTTAGCGACGGCTGTATACCTGCCACGAAGCGCTGCCTGACTGATTCTGGCAAATCCGCCCGTAAAGTACGGTGCCGGTCGAGTAGCGGGCGCCATTCAGATAGCAATAGCCGCTGGATTGCAGCAGTTCGTTGCGCAGCTTTTCTTCCTGCTTTGATAGCCGGGACTCCGCAGACTGCAAACGAACGGATAATTCGTTAATCTGGCGTTGCTGGTTATTCAGCTGGCTCTGCATCGCATTACCTTTATCCTGGCTGACGCAACCAGTTAAGAGAGCTGTACAGGCTAATGCACTTAATATTATTTTTTTCACGTTGGCTCCTTAAATTGAGATTATTCCTGGTTCGCCTATAAGCGAACTTTCCCGTATTTACTTATGATCTGGCTTATCATCGACTGGTTACTTCCACCTTCGCCATTATCCGGGCATTCATTAAGAAAAGCCTTCCTAGCATCCTTCGTGTGGTTGGGTAAAAAGCCGTGCTTGTTCTTTTTAACGATATTGAAGAAAGCAGCTTCAGCACTGTTACACTCGCTTCCGCCGCTATCGCCGGTGAGCTTGCCCGCCATGCACATAATAACTTTGCAGGGATCTTCAGCATGGCTGGCAGGAAGATAAAGCAGACTACCAGCTGCTATCAGAGGTATTAAGAGTTTCTTCATTTTTTGTCCTTAACAGTTTGTTCAGATATACACTCGCCAGAATGTTGATAAAGGTAAGGGCACTGTTGCAAATAGTCGGTGGTGATAAACTTATCATCCCCTTTTGCTGATGGAGCTGCACATGAACCCATTCAAAGGCCGGCATTTTCAGCGTGACATCATTCTGTGGGCCGTACGCTGGTACTGCAAATACGGCATCAGTTACCGTGAGCTGCAGGAGATGCTGGCTGAACGCGGAGTGAATGTCGATCACTCCACGATTTACCGCTGGGTTCAGCGTTATGCGCCTGAAATGGAAAAACGGCTGCGCTGGTACTGGCGTAACCCTTCCGATCTTTGCCCGTGGCACATGGATGAAACCTACGTGAAGGTCAATGGCCGCTGGGCGTATCTGTACCGGGCCGTCGACAGCCGGGGCCGCACTGTCGATTTTTATCTCTCCTCCCGTCGTAACAGCAAAGCTGCATACCGGTTTCTGGGTAAAATCCTCAACAACGTGAAGAAGTGGCAGATCCCACGATTCATCAACACGGATAAAGCGCCCGCCTATGGTCGCGCGCTTGCTCTGCTCAAACGCGAAGGCCGGTGCCCGTCTGACGTTGAACACCGACAGATTAAGTACCGGAACAACGTGATTGAATGCGATCATGGCAAACTGAAACGGATAATCAACGCCACGCTGGGATTTAAATCCATGAAGACGGCTTACGCCACCATCAAAGGTATTGAGGTGATGCGTGCACTACGCAAAGGCCAGGCCTCAGCATTTTATTATGGTGATCCCCTGGGCGAAATGCGCCTGGTAAGCAGAGTTTTTGAAATGTAAGGCCTTTGAATAAGACAAAAGGCTGCCTCATCGCTAACTTTGCAACAGTGCCCCATGGCACTTTAAAGCCAGCATCACTGACAATGAGCGGTGTGGTGTTACTCGGTAGAATGCTCGCAAGGTCGGCTAGAAATTGGTCATGAGCTTTCTTTGAACATTGCTCTGAAAGCGGGAACGCTTTCTCATAAAGAGTAACAGAACGACCGTGTAGTGCGACTGAAGCTCGCAATACCATAAGTCGTTTTTGCTCACGAATATCAGACCAGTCAACAAGTACAATGGGCATCGTATTGCCCGAACAGATAAAGCTAGCATGCCAACGGTATACAGCGAGTCGCTCTTTGTGGAGGTGACGATTACCTAACAATCGGTCGATTCGTTTGATGTTATGTTTTGTTCTCGCTTTGGTTGGCAGGTTACGGCCAAGTTCGGTAAGAGTGAGAGTTTTACAGTCAAGTAATGCGTGGCAAGCCAACGTTAAGCTGTTGAGTCGTTTTAAGTGTAATTCGGGGCAGAATTGGTAAAGAGAGTCGTGTAAAATATCGAGTTCGCACATCTTGTTGTCTGATTATTGATTTTTCGCGAAACCATTTGATCATATGACAAGATGTGTATCCACCTTAACTTAATGATTTTTACCAAAATCATTAGGGGATTCATCAGCGTATAGTGTTTTGCAGTTTAGAGGAGATATCGCGATGCATACGCGGAAGGCAATAACGGAGGCGCTTCAAAAACTCGGAGTCCAAACCGGTGACCTCTTGATGGTGCATGCCTCACTTAAAGCGATTGGTCCGGTCGAAGGAGGAGCGGAGACGGTCGTTGCCGCGTTACGCTCCGCGGTTGGGCCGACTGGCACTGTGATGGGATACGCGTCGTGGGACCGATCACCCTACGAGGAGACTCTGAATGGCGCTCGGCTGGATGACGAAGCCCGCCGTACCTGGCTGCCGTTCGATCCCGCAACAGCCGGGACTTACCGTGGGTTCGGCCTGCTGAATCAATTTCTGGTTCAAGCCCCCGGCGCGCGGCGCAGCGCGCACCCCGATGCATCGATGGTCGCGGTTGGTCCGCTGGCTGAAACGCTGACGGAGCCTCACGAACTCGGTCACGCCTTGGGGGAAGGATCGCCCGTCGAGCGGTTCGTTCGCCTTGGCGGGAAGGCCCTGCTGTTGGGTGCGCCGCTAAACTCCGTTACCGCATTGCACTACGCCGAGGCGGTTGCCGATATCCCCAACAAACGGTGGGTGACGTATGAGATGCCGATGCTTGGAAGAGACGGTGAAGTCGCCTGGAAAACGGCATCGGATTACGATTCAAACGGCATTCTCGATTGCTTTGCTATCGAAGGAAAGCCGGATGCGGTTGAAACTATAGCAAATGCTTACGTGAAGCTCGGTCGCCATCGAGAAGGTGTCGTGGGCTTTGCTCAGTGCTACCTGTTCGACGCGCAGGACATCGTGACGTTCGGCGTCACCTATCTTGAGAAGCATTTCGGAACCACTCCGATCGTGCCTCCGCACGAGGCCGTCGAGCGCTCTTGCGAGCCTTCAGGTTAGAGGCCGTCGACAATGATAATCTGGATCAACGGACCTTTCGGCGCCGGAAAGACGACGCTCGCTAAGCGGCTGCGCGATCGGCGTTCCAAATCGCTGATCTTTGACCCCGAGGAAATCGGGTTCGTGGTGAAAGAAACGGTCCCCATGCCAGCGAGCGGAGACTATCAGGATCTCCCCTTGTGGAGGGGACTTACGATCGCGGCGGTCAGGGAGATTCGAAGGAATTACTCGCAGGACATCATCATCCCAATGACGCTCGTGCACCCGGACTATCTGACTGAGATACTCGACGGGGTAAGGCGGATCGACGATCAGCTGCTGCACATCTTTCTGACGCTCAACGAGGACCTATTGCGTCACCGGATCGCGAACCAGACCATGCATCCTGACCCGAATCGAAATGCGGAGATTCGAGAGTGGCGATTAGCGAATGTCGCCCGATGCTTGGCCGCAAGGGAACGGCTTCCATGCACAACCCGTGTTCTCGATAGTGGTGCACACACCAGCGATGAACTCGCAGCGATGGTGCTCGACGGAATCGATGGGCGCACCTGATCGCCTTCGACGCCTGCGCAAAGCGTAGCGCGAGGGTGGCGGGCTCACGACCAAACGCCCAGAGGTCGATCATCGCAGGGATGTTTGGCTTTGTGGTGCGGACGACGGGACTCGAACCCGTACTCTCACAGAGAAGCAGATTTTCGTACCACCTCGACTTTCGCCGCCGTCTGATGACGTTCGTGGTCTGGACTGTCCCTTCGCCATTGCCCGAAGGCTTTAGGCGCCGCCCGTCCAGTCTCTACACCTTCCCCCGAAGGGGCTTGGCTCGGGATTGGCTTAGGGTATTGCCCGTTAGCGTTCCCCGACTTTGAGCGGTTCTACTCCGCGGATTTCCCCGCGGGCACTCCAATTTTAAAGTCTGCTGCGTCTACCGATTTCGCCACGTCCGCCTTTTTTCGCCGTTCCTAGCGCTCGTGCGATGCACCTATGTTGCACCTAGCGCCGAATCGTTCTTCGTCATCCTGAAAAACCACGTCTCCTAAAGCCTTGCATAGCTTATCTTTTCTCCACCACGAACTTTTTTGTGGGATGGTAGAAAAAAAGACTTTTTAAGTCCGCTGGCTTGCCAGGCCTTGTTAGCTTGTACGGTCATGGTTATCGGGTAAAGAATATTGACGGCATCGCTGGTGTCGGTGGCTGAAAAGCCGGCTCCCATCAGGGCAATAGCCATTTCAGATGCAGGCGTACAGGGCAATGGTCAACAGCTACAGCCTGTCTGACGATTCCGGCGTCATGGCTGCGGCGGCTATCACGCATTTTTTGTTCGGTCAGGCGGTGTTTTCGTACCTCAATGGTTGGAGCGTGTTGATCGGACCTGGTACAGGTTTGGACAGCACGGGCTGCAAATACGCAAGGGATTTAATGGGCCTGGTGGCGTTCACGGCTTTTATCGTGACGTTTCTGTTCAGGGGCTACTCATAATCTCGTGGCTCGGCGGTTCCCGGCACACCATGACAGTAAGGAAGGACCCTGTGTCTCAACTCTCCCAGCTTCGAAGCCCCGCCGCCGTGCAGGCTGCCATCGATGAGTTCGTGCAACTGGGCCGCACGAAATTCCTGGCGCGCCACGGCTACGGCAAGTCCCGCGACTTCCTGGTACGTGATCCGAAGACCGGCACCGATTGCGATTCCAAGGCCATCGCCGGTGTGGCCTTCGGCAAGCAATTTCCCGAGCAGGGCCCGCTCACTGCTGACAGCTTCTCCGGTGGCGAGGCGACCGTCGTTCCGGCGCTGACGCGGCTCGGGTTTCGCATCATTCGCATCGGCGAAGACTGGTCCGAAGAAGAGGTCCTGGCCACGGTCGAAGACTATTTCGACATGCTGCGTGCCGAGGCGGCTGGGGAGCCGTACAACAAGTCCGAGCACAACCAGGCACTGCGCCAACTGCTGAACGGTCGCAGCAAGTCTTCAGTCGAGCTCAAGCACCAGAACATTAGCGCCGTACTCGATGCCCTGGGCCTGCCCTATATCAACGGCTACAAGCCACGCGGCAACAGCCAACTGCTGCTGCGTAAATCCGTACACGCCTACGTTCTGGAACATCAGCAGACGGTCGGCGCTCTTGTCGATGCCCTGGAGGAGGTAAAACTTCCGGGTGACAAAACCTACCGAGCGGCTTTGGTAGAACCACCCGCCCGTGAAGTGCTTGTGCGTACCCCGGCATCTCTACGGCAACGCCTACCGCGAAAGTTCGATTATGCCGCTCGCGATGAAGCCAACCGCAAGCTGGGCCGGGCAGGGGAGCAGTGGGTGATTGGCTACGAACAGCAACGCCTGACCGAGCTCGGCCACCCAGAGCTTTTTCAGCGGCTGGATTGGGTGTCCGACAC is a window encoding:
- a CDS encoding AAA family ATPase gives rise to the protein MIIWINGPFGAGKTTLAKRLRDRRSKSLIFDPEEIGFVVKETVPMPASGDYQDLPLWRGLTIAAVREIRRNYSQDIIIPMTLVHPDYLTEILDGVRRIDDQLLHIFLTLNEDLLRHRIANQTMHPDPNRNAEIREWRLANVARCLAARERLPCTTRVLDSGAHTSDELAAMVLDGIDGRT
- the lnu(F) gene encoding lincosamide nucleotidyltransferase Lnu(F); the protein is MLQLKMIELFKEGCHEDARIIAALMFGSFAIGEGDEFSDIEFAVFIQDDHFENFDQRSWLNAVSPVAAYFPDDFGHHTALFENGIRGEFHFMRKSDIPVISTWQGYGWFPSLEAAVLLDRSGELSRYASALVGGPPIREGAPLVEGLVLNLISLMLFGANLLNRGEYARAWALLSKAHENLLKLVRLHEGATDHWPTPSRALEKDISEDSYNRYLACTSSAEPRALCAAYHQTWTWSLELFKSVTEPLNIELPRTVIAQAKRLLNESATPHNK
- a CDS encoding TrbM/KikA/MpfK family conjugal transfer protein, producing MKKLLIPLIAAGSLLYLPASHAEDPCKVIMCMAGKLTGDSGGSECNSAEAAFFNIVKKNKHGFLPNHTKDARKAFLNECPDNGEGGSNQSMISQIISKYGKVRL
- the aac(3)-IId gene encoding aminoglycoside N-acetyltransferase AAC(3)-IId, with the translated sequence MHTRKAITEALQKLGVQTGDLLMVHASLKAIGPVEGGAETVVAALRSAVGPTGTVMGYASWDRSPYEETLNGARLDDEARRTWLPFDPATAGTYRGFGLLNQFLVQAPGARRSAHPDASMVAVGPLAETLTEPHELGHALGEGSPVERFVRLGGKALLLGAPLNSVTALHYAEAVADIPNKRWVTYEMPMLGRDGEVAWKTASDYDSNGILDCFAIEGKPDAVETIANAYVKLGRHREGVVGFAQCYLFDAQDIVTFGVTYLEKHFGTTPIVPPHEAVERSCEPSG
- a CDS encoding restriction endonuclease, coding for MIPFPTTENLILWACSAIVLLAVVFFRRSVRHRRHKRKQQSARRVLERIKTLPGFPQKINYLRKIDPFVFEELLLEGFEAHGFRTIRNKRYTGDGGIDGQVIIGKYRYLIQAKRYRGHIALQHVQEFEKLLKRHNCRGLFCHTGKTGAGSKSVSIASERMEIISGQRLIDLLTPGSSFTIATAPQTMMKRTAATLETSTIVKDAGKENRYHES
- a CDS encoding IS6-like element IS26 family transposase codes for the protein MNPFKGRHFQRDIILWAVRWYCKYGISYRELQEMLAERGVNVDHSTIYRWVQRYAPEMEKRLRWYWRNPSDLCPWHMDETYVKVNGRWAYLYRAVDSRGRTVDFYLSSRRNSKAAYRFLGKILNNVKKWQIPRFINTDKAPAYGRALALLKREGRCPSDVEHRQIKYRNNVIECDHGKLKRIINATLGFKSMKTAYATIKGIEVMRALRKGQASAFYYGDPLGEMRLVSRVFEM
- a CDS encoding DUF3883 domain-containing protein encodes the protein MSQLSQLRSPAAVQAAIDEFVQLGRTKFLARHGYGKSRDFLVRDPKTGTDCDSKAIAGVAFGKQFPEQGPLTADSFSGGEATVVPALTRLGFRIIRIGEDWSEEEVLATVEDYFDMLRAEAAGEPYNKSEHNQALRQLLNGRSKSSVELKHQNISAVLDALGLPYINGYKPRGNSQLLLRKSVHAYVLEHQQTVGALVDALEEVKLPGDKTYRAALVEPPAREVLVRTPASLRQRLPRKFDYAARDEANRKLGRAGEQWVIGYEQQRLTELGHPELFQRLDWVSDTQGDGAGFDILSFEEDAHERFIEVKTTNGGVGSSFLVSHNELEFSKEAGDQFHLYRVFQFRDGPRLFTLPGDLSQHVHLKPTGTVANSRW